CTTGAGAGCATGcataagaagaaaatttgtcCCTTCTTCCTTTATGCTAAACCAAGAGCAAATATGTGAGTGAGAGAACTCATTAAAAGaggaaatttttttctaaaaagtgTAGAAGGGTTCTCTAAAAGAGAAGATGAGTTTGAAGAAAAAGTGAGAAATCTCTTGAGTGACAAGAGAAAAAGAGACATTCAAAGAAGAAGAGATGAACAAATGAGagagatagaaaagaaagaaagagttgaaagaaaacattatCTTGCTACCTTAGAAGAAGAGCTTAGAATTCTTAAtggaaaacaagaaaaactcCAAAAAGATTTAAGGAAGATTAAGAGATGAAGAGAGGAAgacaaaagaaggaagaaagaacaaAGAGAGAATGATGAgcatgagaaaagaaagaaagaacaaagagagaaagaggaacaaataagaagagagaaaaaggaggaGGATTTAAGAAGAGagtatgaagagaaaaagataaaagaaaggaatgagaaagaaaagagagaaaaagaagagattgagataagagaagaagaagaagagttacTAAAGCCCTCTACCACTCCCACAATAAAGGTTGAGACTAAGATGATGACAGGATTTTTCCAATCCTTGAACTTTTCTCAAGACATCCAACCATCTTTCATAACTTTAACTTTTAGTTTTGAAACATTTTCAACTACCTTTTTCACCTCCAACTATTTTTAACTCCTcaaatttttctaaatcaaaCTTTAAGTTGATGTTAACTTCTAGGATAcaattaacttaaattaaacacaaacaaTTTTGTGGAGTGGACAATCAAAGTTTTCAAGTAAATTCTTTTGAAATTAGCATAAGGTCTTTTTTAAATCCTTCATCTAGATACATGTTGTTTGTGGCTCATaagattattggttttgtgttTAATGACACTTGCATATGGATCTTTGATCCTGGTGAAAAGATACACAAATTaaccaataataataaaagggTTTTTGTCATAAGAAAGCATgaagatttgaggacaaatccttttcaaAAGGGAGGGTATGATGACATATCTCTAAAAATTAACTCTTGTGTTGGAAAGGATAGTctttcaaacatatatatatccAACACAAGACAAATAAAAACTTCAAAGATGCTCCTACTCTCCAAGACCTTGATCATTCATTTGATTTAAGGTGTATCTTTGTTGAGAGCTATATTCTTCATTTACTCACTATTATAACATTTGTTCTAACTTGTGTGATAAAATGAACATTTGACTCTAATGGAGAAGGGCACAAAACTCCAAAGAAGAGAAGGAAGTTTGCCTTGTTCCATGTTGAAGATTTAAGGGCAAATcatttcaagagggagggaatgatggcaaATCCCCTAGCCATGATCAAACACTTTCAAGAGTGTGGAAGTCATCCATGAAGATGGTATCAAATCTACCTTGTAGGCTACCGTTAGAGCCATCATTAAGCATAGATTCAAGAGTAGTGTAGGATATTTAGGCCATTATATTCggccatgtagtgtaggtttgtttAAGGCCTGTATTAAGGCCTAACTATATACAATTTTCCTTAAGTTAAACATCCAAACTAAGTGGAAAATGCATgtgccatgtgtcatgcttccattggagaggattttcttttattagtggccacatggcactctagaAATGgaaatgattgtgttttgtgagtGGCCACATGTTCTCCCATCATTGAGCGGATTGGTGGACACTTTTTCACTCCTTAAAAGGCCTCATTTTTTGCCAATGAGAGTAAAGGCCTCTTAgaggtgtctccacccttgtatttcatctttgatgttgagtaatgttatgTTTCCCATTTTTGCCCATACTACTCATCTTAGATCAAGAATAGAGCAACCCATAAGGCCTctctagtcaccttcctccttgagttagcataacctctcttggaaccaccaaacactacaccaccaccaccatatctCCTAGAGGCCATGAGCTTCTACACCATCCACAACTTATTTCATCATCCTTGGACCATTTACCATCACTTTTCTGCACCATCCATCCAAGGAAACACCTCTCCATGCACATCTCCTAGTTTTGGCCCAGCCTAGCTAAGGAGGTTGCTATCACCCTAACCATTGTCAAACACTTTCAAGATAATGGAAGTCATCCTTGAAGATGGTGTAAAGACTACTTGGTGGACCACCTTTGGAGCCATCATGGAGCATGGATTAAGAGTAGTGTATGATATCTAGGCCATTGTATTCGACCATGTAGTGTATGTTTGTTTAAtgcttgtattaaggcctaagtagCATAGGGTTTTTCTTAACTTACACATCCAAACCAAATGGAAAGTGTgtgccatgtgtcatgcttccattggaaagaattttctttttagaagTGACCACATTatctcaaacgggaactaagtttcactcaatgatttcataatacaattataattaacaAATCGAACTTAATCAATCATTCATGCATACCAAGAGACAATGtgtaacataaaaattaaaaatgacatCACCAACAACCATATCCATTAACTAAAAATCATACATTCAATACCAGTCAAatctcaaaactaaaattaacatATCCAATAACTAATAAAACATAACCAATAATCAATATTCAATATCATATTCTATAActaataacaaataatcaacCAAAATACTAACCTTCTTCAACGGTTGAAAATGGAAATCACTAAGAATAGGGACAAGCAATGTAGAATGTACACAAGCAAGCAATGGCGAGGGAAGGTGTCACCACGGAGGTCCGCAAACTAGCGCACAAGAACTACTCCAAAAAGCCAacgaaaataatttttaatcggtgcaaaatgattttaaacagTGAAAAGTGGAAGGAAACCAACCTTCACATTAATGACAAAAACAACATgcaagaggaagaagataaaCAGTAGCGAAGAGAAAAACACGTAACTGTTGTTCAGGTTTCAGTTTGGTGTAAAAACACACCATTTAGACGTCGTCCCCCCTAACCAATGTCTAAATGGTTTAATACGTCGCGCCCCCTACCCAGCCGACGTGTCAGTcagtaaaaagttaatttttggcGCTTAAAATGTGGCATTTTCTGGGCTATTTGGTGTCCGATATAGGGGTAGCGGACATGTGTATCGTATTTAGGCGTAGGGGAAGGGCAACAAACATCTAAATGCAATGAAATAGTTCCTTTTGGGTTACTTTCACATACTATTTGGCGTCGGATAAGGGGGTAGCCGACATCTATATGGTATTTAGACATTAGGGGATGATAGTAGACGTCTAAATGCAATGAAAAAAAGAGCCTTTTGGGTTACTTTCACAGACTATTTACCGTCCCATGGGGGGCAGCCGACGTCTATATGGTATTAGACATCGGAGACCCACTACAACCGACGTCTAAagagtatttttatttacaaaactgtcaccggtcatttttaacgttgaatttcttttagttagccgttaaacgcgtgacgttaactgttatttttgcactagtgcgCATTATAAAAGGAAGGAACCGTGATTATACAACTATAAATCAATAGCCATACACAAAGAAATAACCTAGGTTAGCACCCTTTACTTGACTGGATCCAAGCTTCCTTCCTTTGCCTAACTCTTGCAATCTCAAGGTCTCTTTCACTTTTGCCCTTGCTTTCTCTCCAACCTTCTCAGGGTGTACTTTACGATCACTACACTTCACGACTTCTTTTCTCAcattttctacctttttctctcaaggtatttattttttcctcaCAGCTCTCTGCTCCTCCCAAGCATCAAACATTAACCCTAAATATAATCTCTTCCTTCTATCTTCTTTGTGAAATCACAGGGAAACTAATGCTTAATTACTATCGCAGGAGTTAGACAGTCTACAATAGCTACTAGATGTTTGTGTTTTTAAGCAAAGGTTTAAGAAAAcgttttaagaaagaaaaacaataacataagtattttatactggttcactcaatCTTGGGCTACCTCCATTCTCTCTCAAGAACTTTTGATAGGTTTAACCGATCTTATCTAAGATCACAACAAACCACTCTTGGTATGCACCGAGTATTCTAACCATTCTTGGTCTCCCTAGTCATTCTTAACTAGTTTGAGTTTAACCACTCCCGGTATTAACCCTAGACAACTGTCTTAAACGTTTATTTCTCCTTAGCTAAAAtatacaagtgttttaattctctttagaatttTCAAACACAATCATTGTTTGTTTACAAGTACAAATTTTGATAACTCTTAGTGAGAGGATAAATACAATACATTAAAATCTGAGAACTTGTGaaattctttcttttgttctatGAACAGACTCAGACGATTTTAGCTTCTAGAGAGAATAACAACATAGCAATACAATGATAGCTAAAGTTTTAGTATTCTCTTGTGTGAGTCCTCCTTTTATAGTTGTCTTCAAGAGATGATCGTTACTTAAATTGAGTTGACCTTCTTTAGAGTAGGTAGCTTCATGTACGAAGATATGAACTTTTTCTACGACTTAGGAAGAGTAGCATTGCTTTCACAGTTAGAGCTTGTACGACTATGGTAGGACATAAAGCTTTAGGAAACATTCCAGGAATGTCTTTCTATTTCACAATGTCTTTCTAATCCACGTGCAGTAATTTTGAGTAAATAATGGTATTGTTAATATTCACAcagataaagagagaaaaagaatagCAGACAAGGTACAGTACATACATGCATTTAATGATATGTATGTTGATAGAGTGTTGAAGCATGTTTCGTAAAATAAACGTTTAGTGCAAGTTTAAGCTTTTTCAAGTAGTGACAAATGATAAGATATATAATGTTTATCACTTCTTTCTCTATATGCActtttttcaaatgtttaatCTTTTATGACACATAATGGTTTGTCTTATAAGTGTTTAGTAAGAATGCACTTCTTTTCAAACGTTATATATCTCTAAATAATATTTCGTtaaatgttatttgttaaacttcaaaactcgAGATGCTAGACAATATATTCTCTTTAGACTATCTTGGGTGACAAGGTTGTCCTTCTTCATTAAGAAGGTCAAAAGCACCGCTTAGGAGGCTTGAAGGCCAAGCTAGGGTTCTCTCTCTTTCAAGACAACTGCTTTTTGACCTAGTTTCTATAACACTAGTTTATCTTTATAATCATGCGCccttttactttatatttttgcAAGCAAGCCCTTTTCCCAAACTTGTAAAAGGGGCTTTCTTAAACTATTGTAagatttgaatattttgatatcATATACTTTATATTTAACGACATTGTGAGAGTCATCTCCTTTGAAAATGTCTTCTTCCTCTTACCTTATCTTCATATTTCCATTCAAGTGGTAGTACACACCACTAATCTTGGATTGGTGAGCCTTAATGTCCCTCTAAGTGGTGTGCCTTCACCCTTTACACCCCCCGTCcctcttttatcttttatctttcatcttttatcctctcttctcttttttatttttatctttacttataTTCACATATTTTGTCTTCATTTGTATTCTTGTTTTAGTTTCCATTAATTGaacttattttcttctctttgagCCTTCAAAGTGAACCTTCACATTTAGATAAGCTTCTTTATCTTAATATCTAGTAAAGATCTTCTTTGTGCTTGTCAAATCAACATCACACAATATATTGCTAAAtctaaaatgagtttttatcaatatcaaataataatattattttcacatttgtgtatatttttaggcaaatattttaccatttattaaaataaattaatattaaatgttttctaAAATATGGAGAGTTTCAAAGTCTGTGTAGGATGCAATAAACGAAAATGATTTCCAAGACTTCTAGTAAACATATAGAAACGATTactaaacatttttatataagagGATATAATGAATGGTGTAATATAACTGAAACTTCGATGAAACATGTTTGTTATCGGATGATACAAAATTTATTGGtgcaatattttttaagatattagGACGTGAATGGAGTAATATATCGAatctttgaaaagaaaagatgtgTTATGCATTTGATTTAGATGATATAGAATTTATCGATGTAATTCCTAAGGCGAACAACTAGGCTTATTAGGAGGCTTGAATTGCGTTGAAAACTTTTCTGATAGTTGTCAAAATATTCTTATTGTcttttaattaacataaatGGATATAATCTAcaaatagaagagaaaaaatatataatttatatattatgttgcattaccttatttattttaatctatttaattattttttatggtaTAATATCTAACTGGTAAATGATACAAGAGTTGGTAAATGATGTAAGAGTTGTCCTGTCTGTCTAGACTTTCTAAGAGTAAAATAGCCCAATTTTAACAACGTTAATTGATGTCAAAACCAACTAAAAGTGACAAAAACAAGGTAGATCACTATCCATTCACGGATCACTCTTGGCCACAAATTTAGCACAGCCTATCCTCTGCGAAATCCAACTATTTAGAAACAGCGATATTTCCACGATGGCAGTTTCGTTTGAAGAAAATGATTCCGAAGTACTCAAAGTTGGTTTGCACGTTTATACTGCTCAACTTGTTTTTCATCAGTTCTTTTGCATGGGATAATCTCCCTTGTCCTCCAAAATCCAATACCCCACCACCTTCAACTGCACCGCAGAAATGCCCCATCAACACGCTCGAGTTTGGTGTTTGTGGAAGTTGGTTAGGGTTGGTAAGAGAACAAATTGGAAGTAAACCAAGCGAGAAGTGTTGCACCGTGGTGAAAGGTGTCGCCGATCTTGAAGCGGCACTGTGCTTGTGCACTGCTATTAAAGCCAATGTGCTGGGACCTGTCAAGCTCAACGTTCCTGTTGCTCTTACTTTGCTCGTTAATGCTTGTGGGAAGAAGGTTCCATCTGGATTTGTCTGTGCTTAGAATAATTTACAAATAATGTGTCTGTCTTTTCTGTATCTGTTGCTTTCAGTTTAACTAAATTGCTGCTATTAGGCTTTCATTTGGGGATACTGAAGTCCATCACAATGCTGTATTTCATGCGTGTTATTATTAGTGTTTTTATCATCAATTTGATAGAACAGCCTACTTTGCCTTGTTGCTAAAAAAATGTGGGACCAAATTTAGAACATTTAAAAtgttagaaaagaaagaatggGTTTGTTACAGGTGAAttggttttaaaattatttttgaaaagaatttatttccataacataatttcaatttaaaagtaTGATGCAATTAACATAagaattaattgataaaaacaCAAATAGCTTTTTTTATACCGGTTAGAAAGAacatttttatactaattttggAATTGATATAAAAGCAACGGATATAAAaagtattgatttttttataccaATTCCAGGTTTGGTTAAAGGTACAACTAGTATAGAAAGTGAAATGTTCAAACATAGCCAACTCTCTTTCTCCATTCCATTCATCTATACAATTTGTTTCCTAGTGATTGACTTGCTTTTGTTGTTCCCTTTTAGGAAAATTTCACAAGTCAAAATGGAATAATAGTAATTGtcagatatattatctttattttattcttttcttttatctttaattagtttgttattattttttatttgtattttgggcttagcccatatttcttgtcATCTGTCGCTTTTGACGACGACACTATCTACTGATGCCGGTAGCACCATTGTCTACAGTTGCCACTATAGAAGTTCTAGTTTCGACCGACGATCCCATGATTTTGATCTTCAGTCAGGCGACCACTATACCACCAACGACGCTTTCATTAGAGCTTTTACACATTCTCAATGCCTTTTGAAGTTGTGGATATGCTCCCTTTTTTGTCGTGTGTGGTGGCACGTCTCGTCTCCTCTTAGGAAATGATTTAGAGCGTTGAGGTTCgctctttttcctctttcaagTTCGTCGTACGTGGACGCACATCCCATCTCTCAGGAAGCTATTCAGAGCAACAACGttgctcttttttttctctttcggGGGCCTTAATAGGAGAATCTTTCATTTTTAAGGTTTCTCTCTCCTGTTCACCAATGGCTTATTCCGCTGTTGTCTCTTGTGGTCTCCCTTCTATCACCATTGCATTTGACCCGTCCATATATACTTTTTCTCCCGTGACAAATAtggtttttgttagtttatttgtaGTCGTGATGGCTCTTTAACAATGACATCTCTTTCCAACAATGCATTCCTCAACAACGATTTGTAGGAAGagatttacatgaagcaacctCACAAATTTGTTACTCATGGGGAGTCTTCTAGGTTAGTATTTCATCTTCTATATCATCTTCgtaaatcattaacaatttggtgtcAGTCGACTGTAGAAGCAAATACTTtcaataagtttttattaattatattagtaacaagcttggtacatacgatTAGTATGTTTGAGCTTGAAGGAgaatgttagatatattatctttatcttatctttatcttttatctttagttagtttgttattatttcttatttgtatttttggcttagtccatatttcttctattataaataaagtaatctcatacatag
This sequence is a window from Vigna angularis cultivar LongXiaoDou No.4 chromosome 2, ASM1680809v1, whole genome shotgun sequence. Protein-coding genes within it:
- the LOC108328663 gene encoding putative lipid-binding protein At4g00165 — protein: MIPKYSKLVCTFILLNLFFISSFAWDNLPCPPKSNTPPPSTAPQKCPINTLEFGVCGSWLGLVREQIGSKPSEKCCTVVKGVADLEAALCLCTAIKANVLGPVKLNVPVALTLLVNACGKKVPSGFVCA